Below is a window of Ischnura elegans chromosome 1, ioIscEleg1.1, whole genome shotgun sequence DNA.
CGAGGATATGTTTCATGATCAAAGCTACGGAAAAATAAGTTGTGCAAGTTTAGTGATTCAGAAATTCCTCTCCCAATATGagatcatttattttcatgcaccAGCGAAGTCTTACCATTGAAGGACTCCTTCCATGGTCTTACGATCTGACTTGTAAGGACTCCTGGTGGAAAAATATTGCTAATCTCTAATTATGTGGATCGAGTACATCTGCAaaggagaaataataattttattttattttccaggtATGTACTGATGGCCATGTTGATCCCACTATTCGTCGAAATAGTTGACTTTGGGAGCAACTAGAATTTACCCCATGGGTTTTGAGGCTGGTCGCTGCGCTCAATTTGTGATTAAATGGGATGTagaggttattttttatttttatgaggtaTTAGCTTTTTTCTTGCGTAGATCTTCGATTGATCTCCGATTACGCTAACGTGTATTTTGCGAAAGAAAGGTAGTCAATTGAGTAGGTCGGTGGGCGTGGTCGAAGAATTGGCGTTTACAATGGGTTCTTTTACCTACATCCACCGATGGATGGAAGAACCCGTTGTAAATGATCATTATAATTCATCAAAAGAATTATGTAGATGAACGGCAATATCACGTTTCCAGTCActctttatttcaaaattgaaaaaagtgaaaaagtctCCGCCGTCTTTTCATGAGTcaatgacgtcattagagttccatGTAGTTTTCTTCTCGAATATGTCGTGAAGTTTGCGACTGATCGGAAAACGGAAAGGAAACGTTcggatatctttattttttcggGGGAACGTGGGAGCCTAGTGGGAGGAGCGCTTGGCTACTGAATGATGGGTCACGGGTTCATATCCCGAATATTCAGACGTCTGCGGATAATTCTTAGGTATGGTTAACTCTCACCTGCtcaaaccaactttcgggttgaatcactgtgtgAGTAGGGTGgagcttatttttaaatttttcgaatttgcaTTTGTGGAGGTCATTGCGCGACcagaagttatttatttatttattcacatcataataaaacacaattttctcatgttcaaaaataaatatatagtagTGCCCATTGCATTAAAAAGGTAAGAATATTGAAGACATAAAAAAGAACTcgtaaaattgtgaaattttcaatattttggcaaattttaggcTCTATGCGCGAATTAAATATATCAACTGACCTATGCCAAagtaaaacaaaatgttttcggGCTCTATTAGAAGATGTTACAAACTGTTGCACTGCGAAAACATCtcgttcaaaaataaaaaaaatcacaaaaatgaagttatttcgtaTTTTGTCAAACTTTAGGGTCCATGCGCGACCGGAAGATGTCAActgattttggtatttttttcttttgctttgtcTATACAATTCGCAACTTTTCCCCGCTATTTtaacttcgaaataaaaaaatgagttttttttcggcccaccctagtatgcaacccgcgtgccacccaaaatgtctgcctgggTTGGCGCGCTCTCATTCTTGGTACGATATCCCGGGAAACAGAGGGCAGAAATGATATATGTTGGAGTGATACCCTAGAAATGCCTAACCAGTCGTTGTATAGAAAAATGATAACATAATCCTAGAGTggcatcatcttcagttatgcccgaaaaaaaaaaaacaaaaataccaaaatatcaaAATGCGGCTTGTTTTTTCCGGAatccaattgcaaaaataatctaaaaattttattttcacgccAAATGGAACAAAACAGTATTTCCTGAAAGAAATTCGACAAcctaaaaataaggaccaccctaccgAGTGAGTTTATTTTCAAACTATCGCAATCGACCATAAAACAGAAGTGGCGAATGAGCCCATTGGGGTAGTAACCTTGATAAATGCAATGGGCCACCATCCTTTTAGAAGGTAGCCCTATTAGCTTGCAGTAGCTATTCTCACGTGTTAACTAAGGCCAAACATATAACTTCGACCTTTTTCACGGTGGATGTGAGCACAGTATTGCAAGTCTACCTTAATTTCATggtatgtatttataaaaaaatacgctTTTGTCACCATTTTCGGTCTGTCTTTGCTCAACATGAAGTAAAATAGGTGTATTCGAGATTCCCttgcaaaaacatttatttgcgCAACGCGTTTAAATGTAAGATCAATTCTTACGCCTGATAGTGGTGCATTCACTTACGTTGAAATGTGAAGGGCGGGTTAATTTTTTACGTGTGGTTAAGTATATAAGTACTTAACTTactctcgtattattttcataatgaaacagATATTTTGATCAGACATGAGATAATTTTGTTAGTTGCAACACACTCTGGCTTGTAACTGTGAAAGAGATTCGTGCCGAACTAGCAGATTCAGCTCGAAACGTCGGAATTTCGGGCCTACTCAAACCAAGTTGGAAGCCAGAGACTGTTTCAACCAACTTACTCACCTTGAAAACCTTATGTCAATTACATAATTTTGGTGTAAGAAGCTTCTCCAAACATGCAGGACCATTTTCCTGCGTGCGACTTTGAGCGAAATTTTCATGTAACGGAGAGGCTTTGTTTCAGGGGGTCTAGATGTCTCTCATTTCTTGCTTTAGGGTCGATATTGTTgcgtgtaattattttttcacaactattttttgtgctgtgattctattttaattttcggAATTTTGCTTCATTGCTTTGATTGTTCATCGAAACTTCGTttctttgctttcatttaattttatttcattttgttttggcGTGGCACCTTTTTTGTCGTGGAGGGGTTGTTGATGATAAATTGGATTATTTAATGGATATGAATGAAGTACGATTATTTATTAGATTGGAATGAAGTAGATAGACTGGCACTACAAAGCTTGAGACATTTAAATGTTATTATCACTTTTTAACCTCtgtttaattttagttatttgcATCAGATATACAATGAATGAATGCATTTCACATAGTGGatacaataaaaagaaattatctgGCACTACTGTGTGCAGTTTTCCTTGCGCCTAGTTTACTTAAAGACCTACTTGACGGCGAATATTAGTCATTGATTATCTCACTGTtagaatattatgaataaatgtCATCTGAGATTGATTCCGTTTCTCAGCGAGCTCTGTTGGCCATCCACTCGTCACTGCGGAAGAACCTCTCTCTAGTCATTTAAACGTAATGTTCTTGTTTACTTGCCAAAGTCTTGATATTTGTGTAGGCAAACGTATGACTTTGGCCCTGACACCTCGGCGCAgcttattattatgtttttcagTTTGCCCGTCCCTCCATTGTCGACGTGTTAAGCATACGTCTATACTCCGTCGAACGCATCGACGTGAATGCTACTGGCGAAGAATTTTCTTAAATCGTTACTCTGAGATCATTCGTTGTATCATTTGTCTATCTATAAACTGTTATTTTAAGATTCATCCCTCTTCATGTGAAAGAAGTTAAGTATAAATTGATGCAATGTCTTCCTCGCGTACATTAGTGGGTGGCTAGCTAAGAGAAAAAGACCCTAATCAAACTTCAGACATTACATCCAATTATTGCAACTAAAGTATCGCTTACATGAGTCAAAAAGTCGGCTTCTGAGGAAAGAGAACCAGATTAGGTTTTATGCGCCCAATATGTGCATATAAAAGAGAATGGTCTTGGAAACGATCGGAAAACGATTGAGAAATTTCTCGATTGGTTAGCGAAATAATAACCAATGGCAAAGATGTTTTGTACTCAGCTGCAGTTGTGTAGAGGAGGTATTCAGTGGCCGGGTAAAATTAATTCTGTTATGAGGGAAAGATGATGGATAAGTGGGTGAGGGAAGGATGAGAACACTATCTATGAGCCAGGTAAAGAGCCTTGGGACTTACTTCGGTGTAAAGAATAAAATCGGGTTATAAGACAAAGGCATCTCAAGGGGGATTAAAGATACTACTTCCATAAAAGCCTATAGTAACCGATAATCAAAGCCGGTAAAACGCAGAAACTAACTTCTAAGAATTAGTATCTGCGTCTTCGTAGAATCCTGCTTATCACGAGTTATTTTTCACGCCCTTCAGCTATGTAAACAATAGCATTGTACATGATTTCGTTTGTGACTTACTCTCGATATtacctccagaaaaatttgaatgtGTTTCTTTGTAACCGGGTGGTGGATAGCCAATGAGTAATCATTTATTTGTCACAGTTTGTTCCACACTTATCTGATTCTTCGAATATCGCTAGGTGTTGCTGCAGTTTGGCTAgcttcaaaactaaaaaaaatgtccTTTCAAGTTTCCTCCGTGAGACAGCGGAGTAAACCTTTCACTTCATTGGCGCTCCTCATATGAAAATGCCATTGAGGGATTAACAGTAGCTGGTGGTGACGTCAATGCAGTAGAGGGCTGCGGCGGTGAAGTCAAGGATTACTTCGGCGAGGAGGCAGTTCATTGAGATGTGAGGATCGCTAATGCCGATTTCCTCTAGATCTGACAGGTGCTCCTCATCGAACGCCTTGTGAAAAAGCCAAATTGAAAGATTCAGTCCTCCAGTCACGGCGAAAAGAACCCCTCCAAGAAATCCGAACATCCTTATCtgaaagaagaagaaatattgCATGAATTTTCGTCTTCAATGCTATGAATTTCATATTATGGATGTAAGATGTCTGTAGCCGAGAAGGCCTCTGAAAATTAGCATGTTAGAAAAAGAGCGATTTTCGGCAACTGCGCATcgaaatggaaaaattcgaaatcacAGGATTCCCCTATTCATCATTTGCCTATCAtcagttattttattatgtatcCTTCATCGTGTTAAAAGAAGTACGGTATTCGTTGATTTGATTTCTTCTCGCGTATATGAGTGGGTAGGTGAACAAGAAAAAAAACCGTTATCAAACTTCAGACGTTATAACCACGTATTACAATAAATTGTATACATGAGGCAGAAACGTGGATCCTGAGGATAGAGATGCAGAATAGGTTATGAAGGAGAATGGACAAGTCGTAGAGATGATCGGAAAACGATTAAGAAAGATCTCAATTGGTTGGCGAAAGTTCTCGATTGGCTGGCCAATGGAAGCGATGCTTTGTAATGGGCTGCAGTTGGATCGCAGTGAAAATCTTTACCACTCCGAGCTATCAACGCATTGGAAGTCGGCGagcggatttattttcttggtgttcacttgattgaaatttttatttccactttaTGTAGAACTCTATAAGAAGGAAAGGCAAAGCGATTTATTGAAAtctgttaattatttattttagttaacgttttccatttttcataataatattcaaGATGTAAGGAATTTCAATGTTGTCTCACTTTTTGGCTACAGCGTTGCCATCTCGATGcgcatgtatttatttactttgagGGGTAAGTTAAAATTCGAAGGAACTCAACCATAAAATTTAACTGGGATCTATGTCGAAAATAGTATGTACCTAATATGGttccgtaattattattatagtattcaacagattaaggtagttttccatggagtactgaagaagtaatctgggagcctccctttccttccagcattgccttcttcaattcgctATAAGGCCTAATCctacacccaccatgtccagcgcttcgtagttcctcctcctctccgtccatttcaccttctccattcttctccatactcacatctcgaatgcctccagtattctctcgtcctccttccattgtgcccacgtttccgccccgtaaagagctacactccagatcaaactcttcactaacattttctttaaactcttacatagcgatcctctcagaagctccttcctgttcatgaacgactCCTtggctaatgcaattcgcttcccgatgtccttactaccgtatccgttttcctctaatgtgctgcctaaatagtcgAATAGCTCtacttgctcaagtttttccccaactacttttatcttgagtctcacctTCCTCGCTCTCGATACTTTAAAAAACCGCATTAcattagtcttcttgtgattaatcctcatcccatactcctcgcaccgctcgtctatctactactctgtacctcttctcgctcggttagcatcctcccatctttagccttaattttagacatggcttgtcctcttttgccgcccgatagctacttaactttggcgtacatacggctacttctccattcttctggaaCTTTTGTATTTCCGCACATTGTCTTTTTCACCAaccctcccttgccctcttagtttcgcgtagtaatcgattattaagtttcctatacattcttttgcccttcTATgggtccacgttcttccacttccttctctcctctatttcttttaccattgcctccgtaacccaaggcttctttctcctctatttctaatattctctcctcatactctcCTTCAGGGCTTATACGTTCCATTtattcgccttcctaactttcataagtgttttgaatctgacgttgcatttcataagtactaggttgtggtctgaatccgcatccgctgcagggaagctgcgcgaatTTTTCACACTCCTAAatctctgtcttaccataatgtagtctatttgatatctccccacatcttCTGGACTTTTCCATGCGtgccttcgccctttatgatgattgaatcACGTGTTTAGGATGAAGAAtctgtttctcctgcaaaattctgcggCTTTCTCTCATCTGTCGTACCGCATTCCTAgtccaaaatattctatttcgtgtccatccctcccctccccgacTGAGGTGTTCCAGTCTCCtatcactactagatttttctgACCTGGGGTTTTTCtagttatttcctcgagctgttcatacacctcatctacttcttcctccctatgattactggtgggcatgtaaacttgaaccaccacggagttggtgggtcgcgcctcaatttctaccaccagaatcctatcgcttacctggtctattcCTGCCACacacttacccatcttcccgtttaatactaaagctactccTCGCTGGATTTCCTCCCCACCACtctatataaccctatacccgtCATTATAATAGTCCCCACCATCTTTCCGCGTCACTTCGCATAACCCTTAgatatctatacttcctttatccatttccttttgatattttctagcttccccgttctcatcattgtcctcacattccacgaccctacatttatagccgacttcttcttctccatcttcttggtcttctttccttcttccatcattgatgctgttgatgataaatctatgcaaggatttcgcatgttgacgaccccgaggaccttgccgacctcgctgccgtgaacgacacccccCCTTTGCGGATGGGCCCcgttcgatgagattccgaggctcatttgttTGCACTCcgtgttttcagggaagagatagttggtagggtttcccacttccatttcaacagtgttttttacgtgactcTATCACGTGGCCTCCTACCCTTCGACTATCGGCATGGGtcgccctaccgggaataatttggaattaatcccgccagtgcagctctaggggtcataggaacgcgcaagcctttccaccgcgacaaggttgtagcccaaggtaAAGGGGTCCCGTAATAGGTCATGTAAAATTCAGTAGAACCTAAAGTTAGTGgaaatgcgaaaatattttaCGTGCATTCATAAATATCGCCATGCTTGGAGGCTATTTTTAAGTGAACACGTGCTGTTTTCTCAACACACTTTGGATTTTGGTGTACTGGGCACCTTTATTCCTATGCATAGATTTCAGTAGCTCTGTGTGGTTCTTTCCAATTTTTACCGTTTGAGGGGTTGAGGTTTATTTTGAATTCTTGATCCTTTTCGTATCATGGAAACTAAGTGTTTCTTTTATAGAAATTGAAAGATATGTTGGAGAGGCAATGGTACAAAATAGTTGGCACCTGGGACAGATGATCCGTCTGAAATCCTAGCAGAAACCCTTTATGTACAAGAAAAAGTTAGTTGCCAGGTAAATTTTTCTGGCTGGGTTCATTTAAGGGGGTATATGAAATACAGTGTCTCCGAAACTAAGCGTGGCTACTACTGGCGTGAAACTAAGCCCTAATTGCTGCAGCCTTTTGAAGGACCTCTTTTTTTCTTGCAACTTACTTTCATATTCTCAAGATTGCTAGGCGGCGAATTGCCCTCCTTTTTGCGGCCTTTAATCGATAGCTAAAAGTCATTAGCTTGAAAAAAGGTAGACGCGATGACACCTCGAGAGTATGAAGGTATTTAAATGAATGAGTTACAGTAAAGCAGGGACATTATTATACTCACCAGCAGCTCTGGCATCTTCTCCTTGATTATGAAACTGAAGATTATGACGGTATTGATGAGTATATAGGCGAAGAACACAACGTACGGTAGTGATTTATTCACATAAGAGAACCGCTGCAACTCATTGCCTTTAGAGTAAAGCGCTGCACAAGTGATGGATATTGCCTGAAATTGAGACACAAGTGCTAAATTAGCGCTTAGACTTTGGATCTTTtgggaaaaatatacattttctgaTGTCCATGCCCGTTATTGAATGTCAGCTATTTAGAGGTGTTTGTGATAAGTTCAAAATTCTGATACCAGATCCTAAATAGCTATTCTCCTATGGGAGATGTTCGCTATTTGAAGGCTAACTGTATAATCATTATCACCTCACGTGGACATGGCAGtttaaaaataactacataaGTAATAAGAAATCAAAGGATATTTAATGTGATTACCTACGGTAATCTGTGTTGAATGCttgtgatttatttaaaataacgtaagtttaaaaaaattatatttcaagtaaACTGGTTAAATATATCAGTTGCTACAATTGAAGAAATGTTTACACTTAATACGAGCTTCACAATGTtggaaaacctctttctttcgtctcctgtaaaattcacatttagtgacttacTAATAGTTAACTCATTCTTACCCACTGTGTCACCTTAATGTAAAAGGAGCACTTCCACAGCGTGTCGTTTTTGAACGATGGATCCTTGATGTTGGCAGCTGTGACCGCATTCTGAAGATTGGATGTGCGTAGAACTCTTACGCTTGATAGTGAGCTTTCACTGTTGttattgataaattataaataaaatttgtgattattgcCAATTATAGTAAGCACAacatttacgaaatattttttagattGCTAACATTTTTCTGTAGAGTAATATGTTGACAGAATGGCAAGAATTAAGCTGAAATGGGGTCTTTTTCATTGTCAAttgtaataaattatattctttttcGCTCGCATTTAGCCGCTACTGTTCTCGGGACTcgcaaaatggtatttttttctttataaatattacattttgacCCTACATATCATCATAAATTGTGATTCATATACTTTTAAAGAGGATTGATTTTCAAGACAATTATCGTTGAGTGTCATCTTTCCTTGGGCTCAGTCAGTGATGGATTCGCGTATAGATAAGAATTCTTAATTTAAGttacattctttaaatattttatcacagtTATTGCGAGATGAATGCTGATCATATAATGAACCAGAGATCATTGCTCTTACGCCATAACCGTTTCTCTCCAAAATTTTGCGGGTGAATACTCTGTTAATGGAAAGCATGTCTTGGGTGTCATCAAGGAGTATTTCGTTGGCAATGAGGAGTCCAATTTTTCGAGGAATTTAGTGAGGCACTTATTTCGCGCGTGGGAATTTAATTTACTcatcttatttcaattttatgcattttttcagtAACATACCTGATGACTGGAGTCAAGCATACTTTTTATTTGTACCACCAGATGATTGCTTTTTATATGGTTAAACATTCTTTTTATGTTGCTAACTTTAGGTCTTCTCGCGGTAGGTTAAACATTACGGACCGACCTATGGAATGAACTATCATCATTGAAGTGTGGCATATCTATCATCATCATATAAATTGTGGCTAACCGTTTGACGTACAGTATATGCAATGTGTCGGaggaaaatggtttaaaaaaatgatttatcttGTCCGTAATTATGTGATACGCATTAGTTTAGCGTAGTTATTCATGATTAGGTTTGCATTTTTCCGGAATAGTTCACGTTCACTATTGATTTACGTAATCTTTTTTTAAACTCGATACTTATGCTTTGCTTGATTAAAATAG
It encodes the following:
- the LOC124165597 gene encoding uncharacterized protein LOC124165597, with protein sequence MVETGSLKRPERRTSHELVRLPSESSLSSVRVLRTSNLQNAVTAANIKDPSFKNDTLWKCSFYIKVTQWAISITCAALYSKGNELQRFSYVNKSLPYVVFFAYILINTVIIFSFIIKEKMPELLIRMFGFLGGVLFAVTGGLNLSIWLFHKAFDEEHLSDLEEIGISDPHISMNCLLAEVILDFTAAALYCIDVTTSYC